In Amphiura filiformis chromosome 2, Afil_fr2py, whole genome shotgun sequence, one DNA window encodes the following:
- the LOC140146730 gene encoding RING finger protein 151-like isoform X1, with translation MALFSSFSSGRPFINMGYDIERFEGTVNDGLLCSICRDVLEDPLQAPCEHVFCSTCIHGWLVHEQICPEDRQSLSVSELRPIFRYMRNDLNQLRIRCINAENGCDVVYALEHIAKHESECGFGRMTCPNGVCGAQLERRELDAHLAVCEHRTRVCSKGCGLTILNSEIDSHNCVAELRMELELVRSETICKLEEQKHEMKLRLDSQRTHMVQKVGGMHQHIEELRSQVSHMQHDIRVLNASERKRRQDMERMDLEKRELLEVLKSLKEEMETSKNNCRVCHGTSKKETRITAL, from the exons ATGgcattattttcttctttctcttcAGGGAGACCCTTCATCAACATGGGATACGACATTGAGCGATTTGAAGGAACTGTTAACGACGGACTCCTCTGTTCAATCTGCCGAGATGTTTTAGAAGATCCTTTACAAGCCCCTTGCGAACACGTGTTCTGTTCCACGTGCATTCATGGTTGGCTCGTCCACGAGCAAATATGTCCTGAAGATCGGCAAAGTCTTAGCGTATCCGAACTAAGACCAATTTTCCGCTATATGAGGAATGATTTAAATCAGTTGCGTATCCGATGTATCAACGCAGAAAACGGATGCGATGTTGTATACGCTTTGGAGCACATTGCGAAACATGAATCGGAATGTGGATTCGGACGCATGACCTGTCCGAATGGCGTATGCGGTGCTCAGTTGGAAAGACGGGAACTCGATGCGCATCTTGCCGTATGTGAGCATCGAACAAGAGTATGTTCAAAAGGATGCGGTTTGACGATTTTGAACTCGGAGATAGATTCGCATAATTGTGTTGCCGAGTTAAGGATGGAGTTAGAATTGGTGAGATCAGAGACTATTTGTAAACTTGAGGAACAGAAACACGAAATGAAGCTGAGATTGGATTCTCAGCGGACACACATGGTGCAGAAAGTTGGTGGCATGCATCAACATATTGAAGAATTAAGAA GTCAAGTGTCACATATGCAGCATGACATCCGGGTACTAAATGCGTCCGAGAGAAAACGACGACAAGACATGGAACGAATGGATCTTGAAAAGCGTGAATTATTGGAAGTTTTGAAATCACTCAAAGAAGAAATGGAGACATCAAAAAATAACTGCCGAGTTTGCCATGGTACAAGTAAAAAGGAAACACGTATAACTGCTTTGTGA
- the LOC140146730 gene encoding RING finger protein 151-like isoform X2 — protein MLCVDLFGRPFINMGYDIERFEGTVNDGLLCSICRDVLEDPLQAPCEHVFCSTCIHGWLVHEQICPEDRQSLSVSELRPIFRYMRNDLNQLRIRCINAENGCDVVYALEHIAKHESECGFGRMTCPNGVCGAQLERRELDAHLAVCEHRTRVCSKGCGLTILNSEIDSHNCVAELRMELELVRSETICKLEEQKHEMKLRLDSQRTHMVQKVGGMHQHIEELRSQVSHMQHDIRVLNASERKRRQDMERMDLEKRELLEVLKSLKEEMETSKNNCRVCHGTSKKETRITAL, from the exons GGAGACCCTTCATCAACATGGGATACGACATTGAGCGATTTGAAGGAACTGTTAACGACGGACTCCTCTGTTCAATCTGCCGAGATGTTTTAGAAGATCCTTTACAAGCCCCTTGCGAACACGTGTTCTGTTCCACGTGCATTCATGGTTGGCTCGTCCACGAGCAAATATGTCCTGAAGATCGGCAAAGTCTTAGCGTATCCGAACTAAGACCAATTTTCCGCTATATGAGGAATGATTTAAATCAGTTGCGTATCCGATGTATCAACGCAGAAAACGGATGCGATGTTGTATACGCTTTGGAGCACATTGCGAAACATGAATCGGAATGTGGATTCGGACGCATGACCTGTCCGAATGGCGTATGCGGTGCTCAGTTGGAAAGACGGGAACTCGATGCGCATCTTGCCGTATGTGAGCATCGAACAAGAGTATGTTCAAAAGGATGCGGTTTGACGATTTTGAACTCGGAGATAGATTCGCATAATTGTGTTGCCGAGTTAAGGATGGAGTTAGAATTGGTGAGATCAGAGACTATTTGTAAACTTGAGGAACAGAAACACGAAATGAAGCTGAGATTGGATTCTCAGCGGACACACATGGTGCAGAAAGTTGGTGGCATGCATCAACATATTGAAGAATTAAGAA GTCAAGTGTCACATATGCAGCATGACATCCGGGTACTAAATGCGTCCGAGAGAAAACGACGACAAGACATGGAACGAATGGATCTTGAAAAGCGTGAATTATTGGAAGTTTTGAAATCACTCAAAGAAGAAATGGAGACATCAAAAAATAACTGCCGAGTTTGCCATGGTACAAGTAAAAAGGAAACACGTATAACTGCTTTGTGA
- the LOC140146730 gene encoding E3 ubiquitin-protein ligase NRDP1-like isoform X3, translating into MGYDIERFEGTVNDGLLCSICRDVLEDPLQAPCEHVFCSTCIHGWLVHEQICPEDRQSLSVSELRPIFRYMRNDLNQLRIRCINAENGCDVVYALEHIAKHESECGFGRMTCPNGVCGAQLERRELDAHLAVCEHRTRVCSKGCGLTILNSEIDSHNCVAELRMELELVRSETICKLEEQKHEMKLRLDSQRTHMVQKVGGMHQHIEELRSQVSHMQHDIRVLNASERKRRQDMERMDLEKRELLEVLKSLKEEMETSKNNCRVCHGTSKKETRITAL; encoded by the exons ATGGGATACGACATTGAGCGATTTGAAGGAACTGTTAACGACGGACTCCTCTGTTCAATCTGCCGAGATGTTTTAGAAGATCCTTTACAAGCCCCTTGCGAACACGTGTTCTGTTCCACGTGCATTCATGGTTGGCTCGTCCACGAGCAAATATGTCCTGAAGATCGGCAAAGTCTTAGCGTATCCGAACTAAGACCAATTTTCCGCTATATGAGGAATGATTTAAATCAGTTGCGTATCCGATGTATCAACGCAGAAAACGGATGCGATGTTGTATACGCTTTGGAGCACATTGCGAAACATGAATCGGAATGTGGATTCGGACGCATGACCTGTCCGAATGGCGTATGCGGTGCTCAGTTGGAAAGACGGGAACTCGATGCGCATCTTGCCGTATGTGAGCATCGAACAAGAGTATGTTCAAAAGGATGCGGTTTGACGATTTTGAACTCGGAGATAGATTCGCATAATTGTGTTGCCGAGTTAAGGATGGAGTTAGAATTGGTGAGATCAGAGACTATTTGTAAACTTGAGGAACAGAAACACGAAATGAAGCTGAGATTGGATTCTCAGCGGACACACATGGTGCAGAAAGTTGGTGGCATGCATCAACATATTGAAGAATTAAGAA GTCAAGTGTCACATATGCAGCATGACATCCGGGTACTAAATGCGTCCGAGAGAAAACGACGACAAGACATGGAACGAATGGATCTTGAAAAGCGTGAATTATTGGAAGTTTTGAAATCACTCAAAGAAGAAATGGAGACATCAAAAAATAACTGCCGAGTTTGCCATGGTACAAGTAAAAAGGAAACACGTATAACTGCTTTGTGA